One genomic window of Actinoalloteichus hoggarensis includes the following:
- a CDS encoding FecCD family ABC transporter permease: MRGRRGLVLTAVALALAIAVSVVVAISLGPTTVPLGDTLRFLGAALTGGTIDAVDVSQYTIIWEVRTPRVLLAVVVGAGLSVIGVAVQAMVRNALADPFVLGISSGASVGASAVVVFGAFAALGVYALSAAAFLSALVASALVYAAAHSKAGLSPLRLVLTGVVLAYGFQAIMTVMIFLSPNGEAARTVLFWLLGSLGAATWTSLPVATAAVLIALVVLQRRSRSLDVMAMGDETAGSLGVDSAALRRGLFLLTAVVTGAIVAVSGAIGFVGLVMPHLVRLLFGSSHAKVLIITPLAGALFLVWVDLVSRTLVAPRELPLGVITALVGVPVFITLMRRRGYVFGGR, encoded by the coding sequence CTGCGCGGTCGCCGGGGACTCGTGCTCACCGCCGTCGCCCTCGCGCTGGCCATCGCGGTGTCGGTGGTCGTCGCGATCAGCCTCGGCCCGACCACGGTGCCGCTGGGCGACACCCTGCGCTTCCTCGGCGCGGCCCTCACCGGCGGGACGATCGACGCCGTCGACGTCTCGCAGTACACGATCATCTGGGAGGTCCGCACCCCGAGGGTGCTGCTGGCGGTGGTGGTGGGCGCGGGGCTGAGCGTGATCGGCGTCGCCGTGCAGGCGATGGTGCGCAACGCCCTGGCCGACCCGTTCGTGCTGGGAATCTCCTCCGGCGCCTCGGTGGGAGCCAGCGCGGTGGTGGTGTTCGGCGCCTTCGCCGCCCTGGGCGTCTACGCGCTGTCGGCGGCGGCCTTCCTCAGCGCGCTGGTCGCCTCGGCGCTGGTCTACGCCGCCGCACACAGCAAGGCCGGTCTGAGCCCGCTGCGACTCGTGCTCACCGGGGTCGTGCTCGCCTACGGATTCCAGGCGATCATGACGGTGATGATCTTCCTCTCGCCGAACGGCGAGGCGGCGAGGACCGTGCTGTTCTGGCTGCTCGGCAGCCTCGGCGCGGCGACCTGGACGTCGTTGCCGGTGGCGACCGCGGCCGTCCTGATCGCCCTCGTCGTGCTCCAGCGCCGCAGCCGGTCGCTCGACGTGATGGCGATGGGGGACGAGACCGCGGGCAGCCTCGGGGTGGACAGCGCGGCGTTACGCCGGGGACTGTTCCTGCTCACCGCCGTCGTGACCGGAGCGATCGTCGCGGTCAGCGGTGCGATCGGCTTCGTCGGACTGGTGATGCCGCACCTGGTCCGGCTGCTGTTCGGCTCGAGCCACGCCAAGGTCCTGATCATCACGCCGTTGGCGGGGGCGTTGTTCCTCGTCTGGGTCGACCTGGTCTCCCGGACGCTCGTGGCGCCCCGCGAACTGCCGCTGGGCGTGATCACCGCCCTGGTCGGGGTCCCGGTGTTCATCACGTTGATGCGTCGGCGCGGCTACGTGTTCGGAGGTCGGTGA
- a CDS encoding helix-turn-helix transcriptional regulator codes for MSSRELFAELDDLLPSVMGFEAVCWHHTDPVTGLPTSMVSTTLDPRGMGPAMDLEFGGGDIATIRQMNAQGSLVAALSQVTEGHPERSIRMREHLSVYGFGDELRLRFDLGEGTWGFAALMREKGRGPYSTEELRFAGQANRLITGALRRSYRPETRPATAAPVPAVIVLGPNDELVAADQPGHALLLELADSVFDVLAVPAVFLVISRLARHAEADPSGIPATMRVQTRAGQWIILRGSVLHGVGLSQVVVTASTPTPTEIMPVVLSSHGLTRRERLVAAEVLRGGSTREIAKALSLAQATVQDHLKSIFVKVGVHSRGELVALLTLDGPRLDQPASSDRG; via the coding sequence ATGAGCTCCAGAGAGCTGTTCGCCGAGCTGGACGACCTGCTTCCCTCGGTGATGGGATTCGAGGCCGTCTGCTGGCATCACACCGATCCGGTGACCGGTCTGCCGACCTCGATGGTCAGCACCACCCTCGATCCGCGCGGCATGGGGCCCGCGATGGACCTGGAGTTCGGCGGCGGCGACATCGCCACGATCCGGCAGATGAACGCGCAGGGCAGCCTGGTCGCCGCCCTCAGCCAGGTCACGGAGGGACATCCGGAACGCAGCATCCGCATGCGCGAACACCTGTCCGTGTACGGGTTCGGCGACGAGCTGCGGCTGCGCTTCGATCTCGGCGAAGGGACCTGGGGGTTCGCTGCCCTGATGCGGGAGAAGGGACGCGGCCCGTACTCCACCGAGGAACTGCGCTTCGCCGGTCAGGCGAACCGGCTGATCACGGGTGCACTGCGCCGCAGCTACCGCCCGGAGACCCGACCCGCCACCGCCGCCCCGGTGCCCGCCGTGATCGTCCTCGGACCGAACGACGAGCTGGTCGCCGCCGACCAGCCGGGGCATGCACTGCTGCTCGAACTGGCCGACTCCGTGTTCGACGTACTGGCCGTGCCCGCCGTGTTCCTGGTCATCTCCCGGTTGGCCCGGCACGCCGAAGCCGACCCGAGCGGCATCCCGGCGACGATGCGGGTACAGACGCGCGCAGGCCAGTGGATCATCCTGCGTGGCTCGGTCCTCCACGGCGTCGGCCTGTCACAGGTCGTGGTGACCGCCTCGACGCCGACACCGACCGAGATCATGCCCGTGGTGTTGAGCTCCCACGGCCTGACCCGCCGCGAACGGCTCGTCGCCGCCGAGGTGCTGCGGGGCGGCAGTACCAGAGAGATCGCCAAGGCGCTGTCCCTGGCGCAGGCCACCGTGCAGGACCACCTGAAGTCGATCTTCGTCAAGGTCGGCGTGCACAGCAGGGGCGAACTGGTCGCGCTGCTCACCCTCGACGGGCCTCGGCTCGATCAGCCCGCCTCGAGCGACCGAGGCTGA
- a CDS encoding proteasome assembly chaperone family protein, translating into MVLDPRDLYEVDSDVPDLNGAVLLHHFEGFMDAGSAGRLLAEHLAEGGEGRIVARFDVDGLIDYRSRRPTMTYAVDHWAAYDKPELVVWQLFDEEGTPFLLLTGPEPDRHWELFIAAVRSLMDRWGVRLAVGFHGIPMGVPHTRPLGVVAHATRTELLDEWTAGGHPALGDRFQVPGSVAALLELRLGEAGLDAMGFAAHVPHYLAQSSYPTAAVTLLESVSRAAGLSLSSAELTAAAERVNVEIDRQVVESAEVSDVVRALERQYDAFALAPGKRSLLVEEGEALPTAEEIGSEFERFLAEQGPTNQSEQ; encoded by the coding sequence GTGGTGCTCGATCCACGGGATCTGTACGAGGTGGACTCCGACGTCCCCGACCTGAACGGTGCGGTTCTCCTGCATCACTTCGAGGGGTTCATGGACGCCGGTTCGGCGGGCAGGCTGCTGGCCGAGCACCTCGCCGAGGGCGGTGAGGGCCGCATCGTCGCCCGGTTCGACGTCGACGGTCTGATCGACTACCGGTCGCGGCGTCCCACGATGACCTACGCGGTCGACCACTGGGCGGCCTACGACAAGCCGGAGCTGGTCGTCTGGCAGCTCTTCGACGAGGAGGGAACGCCGTTCCTCCTGCTGACCGGGCCGGAGCCCGACCGGCACTGGGAGCTGTTCATCGCCGCCGTGCGCAGTCTGATGGACCGGTGGGGCGTGCGGCTCGCCGTCGGCTTCCACGGCATCCCGATGGGCGTGCCGCACACCCGGCCGCTCGGGGTGGTGGCGCACGCCACGCGGACCGAGCTGCTGGACGAGTGGACCGCAGGCGGCCACCCGGCGTTGGGGGATCGGTTCCAGGTGCCCGGCAGCGTGGCGGCCCTGCTGGAGCTGCGGCTGGGCGAGGCCGGGTTGGACGCCATGGGCTTCGCGGCGCACGTGCCGCACTACCTCGCTCAGTCCAGCTACCCCACGGCGGCCGTGACGTTGCTGGAGTCGGTGAGTCGAGCCGCGGGCCTGTCGCTGTCCTCGGCGGAGCTGACGGCCGCGGCGGAGCGGGTGAACGTCGAGATCGACCGGCAGGTGGTGGAGTCCGCCGAGGTCTCGGACGTGGTGCGTGCTCTGGAACGCCAGTACGACGCCTTCGCGCTGGCGCCGGGCAAGCGCAGCCTGTTGGTCGAGGAGGGCGAGGCGCTGCCGACGGCCGAGGAGATCGGCTCCGAGTTCGAGCGCTTCCTCGCCGAGCAGGGGCCGACGAATCAGTCCGAGCAGTGA